In one Vulgatibacter incomptus genomic region, the following are encoded:
- the gcvPB gene encoding aminomethyl-transferring glycine dehydrogenase subunit GcvPB → MRGEIEHFPSVTEVQAVRHFVRLSQLNYSVDTGFFPLGSCTMKFNPKVNEWAARLPGFAGAHPLLPTEQSQGVLELMYRLERSLSEIAGLHATSLEPAAGAQGELAGLMVIRAWHMDKHGTPRKKVLIPDSAHGTNPASAALLGYQAVELKSNSKGVLEPATVAAAMDEDVACLMMTNPNTLGIFEEHVEEICRIVHEKGGQVYGDGANMNALLGVARPGDMGIDVMHYNLHKTFSTPHGGGGPGSGPVAVAEHLAPYLPRPIVVKEGDTYRLDFDQPMSVGKLRTFWGNFGMHLRAYAYIRELGPEGLHAASRLAVLNAQYIRALIEDEWDVAYEGRSLHEVVYTDKKLKETGVTTMDVAKALIDHGYHPPTVYFPLIVPGALMVEPTETETKETLENFAAAMKAIAAQAREEPAAIKAMPQKPVVERLDETRAARKPVLRWSPGFDVGA, encoded by the coding sequence CTGCGCGGCGAGATCGAGCACTTCCCCTCGGTGACCGAGGTCCAGGCGGTGCGCCACTTCGTGCGCCTGTCGCAGCTCAACTACAGCGTGGACACGGGCTTCTTCCCCCTCGGCTCGTGCACCATGAAGTTCAACCCCAAGGTGAACGAGTGGGCCGCGCGGCTGCCCGGCTTCGCCGGCGCCCATCCGCTGCTGCCCACCGAGCAGAGCCAGGGCGTCCTCGAGCTGATGTACCGCCTCGAGCGCTCGCTCTCCGAGATCGCCGGCCTCCACGCCACCAGCCTCGAGCCCGCCGCTGGCGCGCAGGGCGAGCTCGCCGGCCTGATGGTGATCCGGGCCTGGCACATGGACAAGCACGGCACCCCCCGCAAGAAGGTGCTGATCCCCGACTCCGCCCACGGCACCAACCCTGCGTCGGCGGCGCTCCTCGGCTACCAGGCCGTCGAGCTCAAGAGCAATTCGAAGGGCGTGCTCGAGCCGGCGACCGTGGCCGCGGCCATGGACGAAGACGTCGCCTGCCTGATGATGACCAACCCCAACACGCTCGGCATCTTCGAAGAGCACGTGGAGGAGATCTGCCGGATCGTCCACGAGAAGGGGGGCCAGGTCTACGGTGACGGCGCCAACATGAACGCGCTGCTCGGTGTCGCCCGCCCCGGCGACATGGGCATCGACGTGATGCACTACAACCTCCACAAGACCTTCTCCACGCCCCACGGCGGAGGCGGTCCGGGCTCCGGCCCCGTGGCGGTCGCGGAGCACCTCGCGCCCTACCTCCCCAGGCCGATCGTGGTGAAGGAGGGTGACACCTACCGCCTCGACTTCGACCAGCCGATGTCCGTCGGCAAGCTGCGCACGTTCTGGGGCAACTTCGGCATGCACCTGCGCGCCTACGCCTACATCCGCGAGCTCGGCCCCGAGGGCCTCCACGCGGCGTCGCGCCTGGCGGTGCTCAATGCCCAGTACATCCGCGCCCTCATCGAGGACGAGTGGGACGTCGCCTACGAGGGCCGCTCTCTCCACGAGGTGGTCTACACGGACAAGAAGCTCAAGGAGACTGGTGTCACCACCATGGACGTGGCCAAGGCGCTCATCGACCACGGCTACCACCCGCCCACTGTCTACTTCCCGCTGATCGTCCCCGGCGCCCTCATGGTCGAGCCCACCGAGACCGAGACCAAGGAGACGCTGGAGAACTTCGCCGCCGCGATGAAGGCCATCGCCGCCCAGGCCCGCGAGGAGCCCGCTGCCATCAAGGCGATGCCGCAGAAGCCGGTGGTGGAGCGCCTCGACGAGACCCGCGCCGCCCGCAAGCCCGTGCTCCGCTGGTCGCCGGGCTTCGACGTCGGCGCGTAA